In the genome of Variibacter gotjawalensis, one region contains:
- a CDS encoding transglutaminase-like domain-containing protein, whose protein sequence is MSPPEIRPEYLESSPYIDSDSPEVRAFTDRALEGIQNASPSEKAIRLFDAVRDDIRYNPFSIGTTPPEYRASYVAKQPSAYCVPKAILLTAALRAAGIPAAVGFADVKNHLNSPKLADLMGTDLFIYHGYVALWLDGRMIKVTPAFNTELCERFGVKQLIFDGKNDALFHEFDTRNHRHMEYVNDRGWFADPPIDTLLGDFERLYPKLMQASREGAASGDKQFGAAR, encoded by the coding sequence ATGTCGCCGCCGGAAATCCGCCCCGAATATCTTGAGTCGAGCCCCTACATCGACAGCGACTCTCCGGAAGTGCGCGCTTTTACGGATCGCGCGCTCGAAGGCATCCAGAATGCGAGTCCGAGCGAGAAGGCGATCCGCCTCTTCGATGCTGTTCGCGACGACATTCGCTACAACCCCTTCAGCATCGGCACGACGCCGCCGGAATATCGCGCCAGTTATGTGGCGAAACAGCCGTCGGCGTATTGCGTTCCGAAAGCCATATTGCTCACCGCAGCGTTGCGCGCCGCTGGGATACCGGCCGCGGTTGGCTTCGCCGACGTGAAAAACCATCTCAATTCGCCGAAGCTCGCCGATCTGATGGGCACGGACCTGTTCATCTATCACGGCTATGTCGCGCTCTGGCTCGATGGCCGGATGATCAAGGTGACGCCGGCTTTCAACACAGAACTCTGCGAACGCTTCGGCGTGAAGCAACTGATCTTCGACGGCAAGAACGACGCGCTCTTCCATGAATTCGACACACGCAATCATCGCCACATGGAATACGTCAACGATCGTGGTTGGTTTGCAGACCCACCTATCGATACGCTCCTCGGCGATTTCGAGCGCCTCTATCCGAAGTTGATGCAAGCGAGCCGAGAAGGTGCTGCAAGCGGCGACAAGCAATTCGGTGCTGCTCGCTAG
- a CDS encoding acyl-CoA dehydrogenase family protein, which yields MDFALTEQQQAFREVAERFSREKLAPHYQRRAKTHALDRDLLREMGALGLIGADMPEEFGGLGESSVTAGVIIEQIAYGDFNVSYVQLLGSLMGGMIAQHATPEITREWLPRITSGASVIGLGLTEPRGGSDAANLILRADRSGNGYRLNGEKTSMSGADQADAAVIFARTGKVEDGARGVSAFFVDLNQPGITRTHFDDIGTKPVGRGSVFFDDVFVPAECLMAEENKGFSKIMAGFDYSRALIGLECIGPAQASVDEAWAYSGERKAFDRPIAQFQGVSFPLAEAETQLTMMRQLCYYTLSLRDRGLPHTAEAAMCKWYVPKVTCEIIHQCLLTHGHYGYTTDLPFHQRYLDVMGLQIGDGTAQIQKLVIAREKIGRVAVQYAKQS from the coding sequence ATGGACTTCGCGCTCACCGAGCAGCAGCAAGCTTTTCGCGAAGTCGCGGAGCGTTTCTCGCGCGAGAAACTCGCTCCTCACTATCAGCGACGCGCGAAGACCCACGCGCTCGACCGCGATCTCCTGCGCGAGATGGGGGCGCTCGGTTTGATCGGCGCGGACATGCCCGAAGAATTTGGAGGGCTCGGCGAAAGCAGCGTCACGGCGGGCGTGATCATCGAACAGATCGCCTACGGCGACTTCAACGTCAGCTATGTGCAGTTGCTCGGATCACTGATGGGCGGCATGATCGCGCAGCACGCGACGCCGGAGATCACGCGCGAATGGCTGCCGCGCATCACGAGCGGCGCGTCCGTGATCGGCCTCGGCCTCACTGAGCCGCGCGGCGGATCGGATGCTGCGAATCTCATTCTGCGCGCCGATCGTTCCGGCAATGGCTATCGCCTCAATGGCGAGAAAACGTCGATGAGCGGTGCCGATCAAGCCGATGCCGCCGTGATCTTCGCGCGGACCGGCAAGGTGGAGGATGGCGCGCGCGGCGTCAGCGCCTTCTTCGTTGATCTCAATCAACCGGGCATCACACGGACTCATTTCGACGACATCGGCACCAAGCCGGTCGGGCGTGGATCGGTTTTCTTCGACGATGTTTTCGTCCCCGCCGAGTGCCTCATGGCCGAGGAGAACAAGGGCTTCTCGAAGATCATGGCGGGGTTCGATTACAGCCGGGCGCTGATCGGGCTCGAATGCATCGGGCCTGCGCAAGCCTCCGTTGACGAGGCCTGGGCCTACAGCGGCGAACGGAAAGCTTTCGATCGTCCGATTGCGCAGTTTCAGGGCGTCAGCTTCCCGCTCGCCGAAGCCGAGACGCAGCTGACGATGATGCGCCAGCTTTGCTACTACACGCTCTCCCTGCGCGATCGCGGCCTGCCGCATACGGCCGAGGCCGCGATGTGCAAGTGGTATGTGCCGAAGGTCACGTGCGAAATCATCCACCAATGCCTGCTCACGCATGGGCACTATGGCTACACAACCGATTTGCCCTTCCATCAGCGCTACCTCGACGTGATGGGGCTGCAGATCGGCGACGGTACGGCGCAGATTCAGAAGCTGGTGATTGCGCGTGAGAAAATCGGCCGTGTCGCCGTGCAATACGCAAAGCAGAGCTAG
- a CDS encoding AMP-binding protein, translating into MTDNNNYVWTPPQELIDSSNLTAFLRATHQSDYDALLAKADVDPAWLMEAVFRFCDVRFYRPYDHMLDVSRGLPWARWCAGGTTNIVLNCIDKHRDTPVWDQTFLVWEGEDASEQRSLTYREFAEDVGRLAQALDNLGIKRGDVVAIYMPNLPETFVAFFAILKIGAIVMPLFSGFGPSPITTRLNHGGAKAVITASGTWRRGVPAALKPALDSALETAPSVEHVIVYEREGLGIQTPMRAGRDHWWHDVVSGQNGSIATAEMAADDPAILLYTSGTTGEPKGCVWTHVSFIGSMVTRDIIICGDFKATDRFFFMSDMGWMVGAMCACIPSISGASLLVAEGTPDFPDTGRFWRLIQDHEITYLGVSPTIVRSLMRYCDEVERYDLSRLRMTTSGGEAWTEGPWRWFFEHVCKRELPIINITGGTEVGGCILIGTPNHPMNPGSFSRRALGMGADIVDMSGNAVPQGEVGELVLRNPSIGMTKSLWKADERYVESYWNTIPGLWVHGDFAMQGNDGLYYVLGRSDDTIKISGKRTGPAELEGILIGTGKLAEAAVFGVPHPVKGSAIVCACVPMPSADTRGLTEELSAALVKGMGASYRPERVLLVDDLPRTRNMKIMRRVLRAVLENKDPGDLSALANPEAVDAIRRQVAG; encoded by the coding sequence ATGACCGACAATAACAACTATGTCTGGACGCCGCCGCAGGAGCTGATCGACAGCAGCAACCTCACAGCCTTTCTGCGTGCCACTCATCAATCCGACTACGATGCGCTTTTGGCGAAAGCGGATGTCGATCCTGCATGGCTGATGGAAGCAGTGTTTCGCTTCTGCGACGTTCGCTTTTACCGGCCTTACGACCATATGCTCGACGTCTCGCGCGGTCTCCCCTGGGCGCGCTGGTGCGCCGGCGGCACGACGAACATCGTGCTCAATTGCATCGACAAGCATCGAGATACGCCGGTGTGGGACCAGACATTTCTCGTCTGGGAGGGTGAGGACGCGAGCGAGCAGCGCTCGCTGACCTATCGCGAGTTTGCCGAAGACGTTGGGCGATTGGCGCAAGCGTTGGACAACCTCGGCATCAAGCGTGGCGACGTCGTCGCGATCTATATGCCGAATCTTCCCGAAACGTTCGTCGCCTTCTTCGCGATCCTCAAGATCGGCGCGATCGTCATGCCGCTGTTTTCCGGCTTCGGCCCAAGCCCGATCACGACGCGTCTGAATCACGGCGGCGCAAAGGCAGTCATCACGGCAAGCGGGACGTGGCGGCGCGGCGTGCCGGCTGCACTAAAGCCTGCACTCGATAGCGCGCTTGAAACAGCACCGAGCGTCGAGCATGTGATCGTGTACGAGCGCGAAGGACTTGGCATCCAGACGCCGATGCGCGCAGGCCGCGATCATTGGTGGCATGATGTTGTGAGCGGCCAAAACGGTTCAATCGCGACGGCAGAGATGGCAGCCGACGACCCCGCGATCCTTCTCTATACATCAGGCACCACCGGAGAGCCGAAGGGCTGCGTGTGGACGCATGTCAGCTTCATCGGCTCGATGGTGACGCGCGACATCATCATCTGCGGCGATTTCAAAGCGACGGATCGCTTTTTCTTCATGAGCGATATGGGTTGGATGGTGGGCGCCATGTGCGCCTGCATCCCCAGCATCTCGGGCGCGAGCTTGCTGGTTGCCGAAGGAACGCCAGACTTTCCCGACACCGGACGTTTCTGGCGACTGATTCAAGACCACGAAATCACGTATCTTGGAGTATCGCCGACAATCGTCCGCAGTCTGATGCGCTACTGCGACGAGGTCGAGCGTTATGACCTCTCACGTTTGCGGATGACGACATCGGGCGGCGAAGCGTGGACCGAAGGCCCTTGGCGCTGGTTCTTCGAGCATGTCTGCAAGCGGGAACTGCCGATCATCAACATCACGGGCGGCACCGAGGTCGGTGGGTGCATCCTGATTGGCACGCCGAACCATCCGATGAATCCGGGCTCGTTCTCGCGCCGCGCGCTCGGCATGGGTGCTGATATCGTCGACATGTCGGGAAACGCTGTGCCGCAAGGCGAAGTCGGCGAGCTTGTCTTGCGCAACCCGTCGATCGGCATGACGAAGAGTTTGTGGAAGGCCGACGAGCGTTACGTCGAGAGCTATTGGAACACGATCCCAGGCCTGTGGGTCCACGGCGACTTCGCCATGCAGGGGAACGACGGCCTCTACTATGTGCTCGGCCGATCCGACGACACGATCAAGATTTCAGGCAAACGCACGGGGCCGGCGGAACTTGAAGGGATTTTGATAGGGACCGGCAAGCTCGCTGAGGCAGCCGTCTTTGGCGTTCCGCATCCGGTAAAGGGGTCGGCGATCGTTTGCGCTTGCGTGCCGATGCCGAGTGCCGACACGCGCGGTCTCACCGAAGAGCTATCGGCCGCATTGGTCAAGGGCATGGGCGCGTCCTATCGCCCCGAACGCGTACTGCTCGTCGACGATCTGCCGCGCACGCGGAACATGAAGATCATGCGCCGCGTGTTGCGTGCCGTGCTGGAGAATAAGGACCCGGGCGATCTCTCGGCGCTCGCTAATCCGGAAGCCGTTGACGCGATCCGACGGCAGGTTGCCGGCTAG
- a CDS encoding enoyl-CoA hydratase/isomerase family protein yields the protein MADRYAAYTKLKLDYPAKRVLRITFDRPETYNSVDAETHTQLTHIWRDINEDPDINAIIVTGAGKAFSAGGDFELIKSILDNPVARMSTWKEAKDLVYNVINCNKPIISAINGVAVGAGLVVGILADVSICGKSAKIVDGHTRLGVAAGDVACIIWPLLCGLAKAKYYLLTCKPLSGTEAERIGLVSLCVEDDELQKIALETAVDLATGAQSAIRWTKYSLNNWLRVNGPLFDTSTALEILGFTGAEAREGLASHLEKRKPQFPPECPI from the coding sequence ATGGCCGATCGTTACGCCGCCTATACGAAGCTCAAACTCGATTATCCGGCGAAGCGCGTGCTGCGCATCACGTTCGATCGGCCCGAAACGTATAATTCGGTGGATGCAGAAACGCACACCCAGCTGACGCATATCTGGCGCGACATCAACGAGGACCCGGATATCAACGCGATCATCGTTACTGGCGCCGGCAAGGCTTTCTCGGCCGGTGGCGATTTTGAACTCATCAAGAGCATCCTCGACAATCCGGTCGCCCGCATGTCGACGTGGAAAGAGGCAAAAGACCTCGTCTACAACGTCATCAACTGCAACAAGCCGATCATTTCGGCGATCAACGGCGTTGCGGTCGGTGCAGGCCTCGTCGTCGGAATTCTGGCCGATGTCTCCATCTGCGGAAAATCCGCAAAGATCGTCGATGGCCACACGCGTCTCGGCGTCGCGGCCGGGGATGTTGCTTGCATCATCTGGCCGTTGCTCTGCGGTCTTGCCAAGGCGAAATACTATCTCCTCACCTGCAAGCCGCTCTCCGGAACCGAAGCGGAGCGCATCGGCCTCGTCTCGCTGTGCGTCGAGGATGACGAGCTGCAGAAGATCGCGCTGGAAACGGCCGTTGATCTTGCGACCGGCGCGCAAAGCGCTATCCGCTGGACGAAGTATTCGCTCAACAACTGGCTGCGCGTGAACGGGCCGCTGTTCGATACGTCGACGGCTTTGGAGATCCTAGGTTTCACGGGCGCGGAAGCCCGCGAAGGCCTCGCATCGCATCTCGAAAAGCGCAAGCCGCAATTCCCGCCGGAGTGCCCGATCTAG